The DNA segment GGACCCAAAAACCGGAAACCCCGTTTACTACAACGTCCCCACCTACTACTTCGCCTACGCCCTTATAGTCTTCAGGGAGTTCGGCATGGAGAAGGAGCTCAACGAAACCCTGAACCTGCTCGCTGAGAGGCAGTATCCCAACGGCGCCTTCCCGTACACCCAGGGTTCAGTGGCCGGACTGACATCGACGGCAAAGGTTCTCTGGGCGCTCCAGGAGGCAGGACTCACGAACACCGGCACCTACACCCGGGGCGTTTCGTTCCTCAGGGAGATACTCTACGCGGATATACCCGCGCCTGGGACGGAAGACGGAACCGTTAGGCTGACCAACGCCACGTTCCTGCTCGTGAGGGATGGTTCCTACATCGGCAACTCAACAGACACCGCTGAAACCACCGGATTGGACGGCTACGTGGTGGTATACCCGTCGCAAAACCCACTGGTGATAGAGGCCCACGCCGTGAAGGGATTCAGGGCAATGGAAGAGGCAGAGGGGAACGGGAGAACCGCATACTTGTACATCGGCGCTGGTGCCGCCCTGATAGTCATGGCGGTGCTCATCGCGAGAAGAAAGAAACGCAAGGAAAAGGGGAAGAGGAGATAGGCATAGCCTTTTAATTTTTCATGTCGTTGAAGCCTCTTCGTCGTTGTAGAGCTCGTCTCCAAGCTCTATCTTTTCCTCGAAGCCCTTCGAGCCTTCGAGCGTCTGAATCCTGAACATGTAGCTCTTGTACCAGTTGTAGGTCGGCTTGACCTTGACCGGCAGGAGCTTCCAGGCCCTTGTTTCTTCTTCGTAGCCCCAGTTCACATACTCGTTGAAGTTCCTGATGATGTCAGTGATTACAACGTTGAACTCGTTGATGAGAACCTTCTGGATCTCCTTCCACTTGTCGAGCGAGCTCTCGCGCCTCGTTATTCCGAAGTAGCCGGCACAGCCAGGGCCCTTCAGGGTCGCTATACCCCTTCCGACGAAGGCCCTTATCGCATCAACGGTCTCGGGCGGGTCGGTGATGAAGGTGTCGAACTTGTGGAGCGCGTAGTCGGGGAGCGGCTCGCGGAGGTCGAAGGTGAACATCTCGATGTCCGAGTAGCCGAGCTCGTCGGCGGTCTTCTCGATGAACTTGACGAGCCTCTCGTCAATGTCGAGGACGGCTATCCTCTTGGGAAGGCCGCTGAGCATGAGGGCTATGCTCGTGAGGTCGTCGTCTCCGAGGACGAAGACTTCCTTGTTCTCAAGGTCTCCGCGGGTGTGCATCAGGGCTATCCTGGCGACGGTTGTCTCGGGGGTAACGTAGGCCTGGTCGAAGTCGTGCTTGGGCTGGGGCCTGTCCTTGACTATCTCCCTGAACTGCTCAAGGAGGTCGCTGAAAGCTGAAAGCTCCACTGTCTTGCCCTCGCAGTGGGAGCAGGTGTAGTCCTTTCTGGCGCCTATTCCATACTTCTCCACCAGCTTCCTGCCGCTCTGGGTGAGGACAACGCTCGGGCCGTCGAAGGCCACATAGCCGAGCTCGTGGAGGGTGGTAATAACTGCAACGACGAGCGGAAGCGGCTCCTCGCTGAGGTCGACGATGCGCCAGACGTCACCACTCGCCTGGATGGCGCTCAGAACGTTCTCGACGGTTCTCTCGTAAACGGGGATGCTCGTCTTCTCCATGACCCTCTCCACTATCTCCCTCATCACAAGCACCTCCAGAAGCATTTTTTGTTCGCGGACGGGGTTAAGGTGGGACTCTTTTAAGGTTTTCCCAGCGGCAAGTTTAATAAACCGTTCCCCGATTGGGTCTCCGATGATAAGGCCAGTCGAGAACGACTTCGTAAAACGCTACCGCCTGGAGTACAACCTGGACGCCCTTGAGGGGGTTAGGGGAGAAATCGGCGAAGAGGCCTATTCCCGTCTGAAAGCCCTTGTAGAGTACCGCTTAACTGGAAAGGAGTTTGGCCGCTCACCTATCGACGTCAAGATAGCCCTTGCCTTTTCCGCCGGCTCGGACAGCACGGCGTCCCTCAAAATACTCCGCTGGGCAGGCTTCGACGTTGTGCCAGTTATGGCAAAGCTCCCGCAGATGAGGGAGCCGGTTCTCCTCAACGCCATGACACAGGGTGCAGTCTTCGTTGAGGTTCCGGGATACATGGACGAGATGAAGGAGCAGATAAGGAAGAGGGCACCCGTCTGCGGCCGCTGTCACGCGATGGTCATGAATGCAATCGAAGACTACGCCAGGGAGAACGGTATAAAGATAGTGGCGAGCGGAGACCTGCTGAGCTCGGGCCTGATATCCATATACAGAAAAGGGGACGTAGTGGTTCTGAACCTTCCGGCTTTTCTGGCCCTCGACAAGGGCGAGGCGATAGCGACCCTCGGCCGGAAATACGCCCTCGGCTTCGGGTGCACCCTCTGGAGGTCGGCCGCGAAGAACTCCCCCGTGCTTAAGAGGTTCGGCATCCAGAGGGTCCTGAGGGAGCTCCGGGCCAGGGCACTTACACCTGAGATGGCGGAGAGGCTGATATTCGACATCCTATCCTTTTGATACACATTTCTGACCCAAAAGGTTTAAATGTGTCTCTCTGAACTTCACCCAGGTGGTGAATATGGTCACAAAAGAGGAAGTTGAAAATATCATCAGGGGAATAGTTGATGAGGATTTCGTAAAATCCATAGAGGTTGATGAAAAGGGCAACGTGACTGTCACCCTCGCGAAGGACACCCCGAACATTGACGACGTGCTTATAAAGCTCAACACGGAGCTCGGAAAGATTGAGGGGGTTGGCACCATAACGATAAACCGCGAGAGGGAGAAAAAGACGGAAGAAAACGTCGAGCTGAACAAGGATGTGATACTGGAAAAGCTCAAGGAGGTCATAGACCCCGAGATAGGCGTGGACATCGTCAACCTCGGGCTGATCTATGAACTCGATATAAGGCCGGACAACACGGTCTACGTCAAGATGACGATGACGACCCCGGGCTGTCCGCTCACCATGTGGATCCTCAGGGCTGTAGAGGATAAGATACTGGAGATACCAGGCGTCAAGGACGCCGAAATTGAGCTCACCTTCGACCCGCCCTGGAGCCCGGAGATGATAAGCGAGGAGTACAAAAAGAGGTTGGGGCTTTTCTGACCCACCCTGCCAATTTTTGTTCATCGAAGAGCCGTTTTCTCCCTCTTTCTACGGATCTTCGCCCTCAGCAGCCCATTTTTCGACGAAAAGTTTATATTCCCCGGAGTTCATCTAAATCCGGTGATGCTCCATGGCGTGGAAGGTTAGGGTTGACCAGGACGTTTGTATCGGAGATGCCATCTGTGCCAGCCTCTGCCCGGACGTCTTTGAGATGAACGACGAGGGCAAGAGCGTTCCTGTCGTCGAGGTTATTGAGGACGAGAACCTCTACAACTGCGCTGTTGAGGCCGCCGAGGCCTGTCCGGTCAGCTGTATCTACATCGAGGAGGCCTGAAGCCTCTTCTTTTTCCTTACTCCTTAAGTTGGAACTTCCGGCTGGTTCCTGTTCTATAGTGGGTGACATCAACAGGGCTTTCTCCTGGCAGAAAAGGGAAATGATAATAGAGCCGCTCACTCAAGCGTCAGGTTGAACTTCCTCGCCTGCTCAAGGACGTACTCCCTTATCTCCCGCGCCTTCGGCAGCTCTGCCACTATCTCCCCGTTCTCGATGAGCGGTTTGAGAAGCGGCTCGACCTTGGTTCCACAGACCGGACATTTCTCAAGCTTTTTATCCGCCGGAACGCGGTGGTAGTGGCCGTTTTCACAGCGGTATATCTGCTTCCTCCCGCTGAGCTTGCCGCGCTTGGTGAGCGGCTTCCCCTCAATCTCAACTATGTCGAGGGAGAAGTCAACCGGCTTTGCGCTCGCTATTGAGCCCCCGACGCCAAAGGCGTCCGCTATATCGACTATCTCCCTTATGCTCTCCTCGTTTAGGCCCCCGCTGACGAAGATTTTAACATGATCGTAGCCCCTCAGGTCGAGCTCCCAGCGAACCTCCTCTATGATTTTCCTGAAGTTACCGCGCCTTGAGCTTGGCGTGTCGAGCCTTACCGCTGTGAGCCTCTCGCCGAGGGCTTCAGCAGCCATTAAGGCCTCGAACTTCTCGTCGCAGAGCGTATCAACCAGAGCCGTCCTTGGAACCTCAGGCTCAACGACCTCGTCGAAGTACCTCCAGGCCTTCACCTGGTCGCCGACAACGAGGATGAGCGCGTGGGGCATGGTTCCAACGGGCTTCTCCCCCATCATCTCCGCCCCCAAGACACCGGAAACCCCGTCGCAGCCGCCTATGAATGCAGAGCGGTCTATCATCGGCGCTATGGCCGGATGCATGTGCCTTATCCCGAAGGAGTAGACCGGTTTGAAGTTCGCCGCTATCTTTACCCTCAATGCCGCGGTGGCTATACCGCTCGCCTGGCTGAGCATTCCGAGTAAAGCAGTTTCATAGACGCCGAACTCCTCGTAAAAGCCCTCGATCTGCATAACCGGCTCGTAGGGGTGGAATATCGTGCCTTCAGGCATCGCGTAGACGTTTACCGGCAGGCCTTCGAGGAGCTTGGCGACCTCTTCGATTCCAGCTAAAACCCCCCACTTCCAGCCCTTTGGGAGAGAAGTCGTCGTTACATCTGCGAAAACCTTCCTGTGGATGCCCTTCTCGACGAGTATCTTCCTCGTCCTGATGAAGTAAACGTCAGTAGTCTTTCCGGCTTTGATATCGTCCTCGTGGGCGATGTAGAAGTCCCTCATTTCTCCTCACCTGATAGGGAGTTCTCGCCATCCGATTTAAGGCTTTCCCGTACGGGGCCACACGGGGATTAAATCGAGCGTTGTACCACATACGTTATTAGCTGTGTCCGTTGAGATATGGCCGGTGGGGAGAAATGGAACCACATATTAGCCTTGGAGAAGTAATACCTGGGGGGATCGTGCTGGTCTCCTACGGCCAGTACAGCCTTGGATGGAGACTCGGCATGGAATACCTCAGGGATGAAATTGAAAGGGGGACATTTGGAATCATCATGAACACGACTGTTCCCGTCAGAAAGCTGATAGAGCGGGCCCGCTCTGTAGGTTTTGATCTTGTGGGAGCGGGTACCAGCGGGCACATGGCAGTCATTAACCTGTTCGATGAAGAAAGTGAGCTGGACTTTGTATACAGACTTGGTACTGCGGACAGAACACTGCTGATACCCCGGATCGAGGTGATAATGAAGGAAATAGCGTCAAGGTACGACCTCCGCAAGCGCAGGGTCGTCGGTATGATAGCGACTATAGACGGCCTCTACGAGCTGTTTGGAGGGGAGTTCCTTAAGAAAGTGTTGAGGACATACCTTGTAAAATCTGAGGAGCTCGTGGGGCTGGGGTACGAACACTGGAGCATCCTGATAGTCAACCGGGACACCGTGCCAAGGGATCTCCACTCCTGGATAGTCAGCGTCAGCGACTACGTGATCCTGACGGAGGGCATAATGGACAGAACGAGCCTGATGGAGAACACGGTTCTTTTAAAGAGCTTAGCCCCTGGATTCTCCCAGAGGATGTTCCAGGCGATTGTGCCGGCTGAGAGGCTGGAGTAGTTTAGAGTTCAAAGGGAAGCTCTACCTCCTCACCCCTTTCTCTTCCGTGAAGCTCCCGCCTGTATGCTTCGAGCGGTCTGTCCTCCACCCGTAGATAGCCCGCGAACGTTTTGGGGCTTTTCTCCAGCTCGTCAAAGAACTTCGGATAGCGTTTATCCCTGACGATGTGGTGGTCGAGTATTATATCTGCTCCAGTCTCGCGGATTATCTCGTTGAGGTTTTTAATACCTGCCTCCCAGCTTCCCTCCGCTCTTTTGCCGAGATACGTTGGGGGACCACCTGTTATGAGCAAATCTGGAACCTTCTCAATTATCCACTCCACAGCCTTTCTGTTGAGGAGCTGGATGTCGCTCGCGTGTATTAAGCGGAAGCCGTCGTCGATCATGACCATCACAACGAAGCCGAGCTTTGAGCCTTCGCTTCCGTGTGGGACCGCCGGCGAGAACTCCAATGCAACACCTCCGAGGTCGAAACTCCTGCCGTCTGCAAACTCCACCCTTTCCGCTATCGGCTCGGCGTTCTTCATAAACGCCCAGGCGCGCTTCCTCTGGCTGAAGTTGATGTTTTCTCGCGGATGCTTTATGAGGAGGAGCTTTCCCTCGTATATCTCCCTCGCATACTCCTCGCTGGAGCTCTCGTAGAGGCCCTCGAAGAATGGCGTGTGGTGGTCGTAGTGGTAGTGGGAGAT comes from the Thermococcus thioreducens genome and includes:
- the bpsA gene encoding N(4)-bis(aminopropyl)spermidine synthase; translated protein: MREIVERVMEKTSIPVYERTVENVLSAIQASGDVWRIVDLSEEPLPLVVAVITTLHELGYVAFDGPSVVLTQSGRKLVEKYGIGARKDYTCSHCEGKTVELSAFSDLLEQFREIVKDRPQPKHDFDQAYVTPETTVARIALMHTRGDLENKEVFVLGDDDLTSIALMLSGLPKRIAVLDIDERLVKFIEKTADELGYSDIEMFTFDLREPLPDYALHKFDTFITDPPETVDAIRAFVGRGIATLKGPGCAGYFGITRRESSLDKWKEIQKVLINEFNVVITDIIRNFNEYVNWGYEEETRAWKLLPVKVKPTYNWYKSYMFRIQTLEGSKGFEEKIELGDELYNDEEASTT
- a CDS encoding metal-sulfur cluster assembly factor encodes the protein MVTKEEVENIIRGIVDEDFVKSIEVDEKGNVTVTLAKDTPNIDDVLIKLNTELGKIEGVGTITINREREKKTEENVELNKDVILEKLKEVIDPEIGVDIVNLGLIYELDIRPDNTVYVKMTMTTPGCPLTMWILRAVEDKILEIPGVKDAEIELTFDPPWSPEMISEEYKKRLGLF
- a CDS encoding ferredoxin; this encodes MAWKVRVDQDVCIGDAICASLCPDVFEMNDEGKSVPVVEVIEDENLYNCAVEAAEACPVSCIYIEEA
- a CDS encoding nicotinate phosphoribosyltransferase; the encoded protein is MRDFYIAHEDDIKAGKTTDVYFIRTRKILVEKGIHRKVFADVTTTSLPKGWKWGVLAGIEEVAKLLEGLPVNVYAMPEGTIFHPYEPVMQIEGFYEEFGVYETALLGMLSQASGIATAALRVKIAANFKPVYSFGIRHMHPAIAPMIDRSAFIGGCDGVSGVLGAEMMGEKPVGTMPHALILVVGDQVKAWRYFDEVVEPEVPRTALVDTLCDEKFEALMAAEALGERLTAVRLDTPSSRRGNFRKIIEEVRWELDLRGYDHVKIFVSGGLNEESIREIVDIADAFGVGGSIASAKPVDFSLDIVEIEGKPLTKRGKLSGRKQIYRCENGHYHRVPADKKLEKCPVCGTKVEPLLKPLIENGEIVAELPKAREIREYVLEQARKFNLTLE
- a CDS encoding MBL fold metallo-hydrolase; the protein is MRIIPLASESLGVRSLATFVEAGGIKILIDPGVALGPKRYGLSPAKIEIETLHRMRRKLQGYAKRADVVTISHYHYDHHTPFFEGLYESSSEEYAREIYEGKLLLIKHPRENINFSQRKRAWAFMKNAEPIAERVEFADGRSFDLGGVALEFSPAVPHGSEGSKLGFVVMVMIDDGFRLIHASDIQLLNRKAVEWIIEKVPDLLITGGPPTYLGKRAEGSWEAGIKNLNEIIRETGADIILDHHIVRDKRYPKFFDELEKSPKTFAGYLRVEDRPLEAYRRELHGRERGEEVELPFEL